The region GTAATTTTGCCTCCTCTTTGTCCTGCTTTTATAACCTTTCTTTTAGATGCCTCCCTCCAGCTTTTTCACCGCTGAAAAtatgaattgtgagttttattttgtgctgttGGGAATGCACAGGTGTTGGTTTTATGCTGCAGTTTGCATGTGAATGCTGTCCTTGGGTTTTGTTTGGAACAATACTGTGGAGAAGCGACTCCCACAGACACCCACCCTCAGCGTTGTGGAAGACAGAGTGGGCTCTCCTTAGCAAACTGATGTTTACATGAATCAGTTCAGACACTCGTTTTCAGTCTGGCTGAATGTAAACAGAATTAGCCGCCCGGAGCAGCCATTTGGATAACTTCATTAGGGATTTGCATCTTGCAGACTCATCCTGCATATTCATTCACACTCGCTGGTCACAAGTGGGAGGATGTGGACGGGTCAGAGCGTGTTGAGGTGGACGAGTCagagcaaacacaaaacaaaagtaaagtctttacttacagaaaatgctcacaaaaaaagattaagtcaaataaaaacacatattcTTGTTTAAACCCTGATAACTGGTGGCAGCAAAATCACAGAAAACTCCTGGAAAATTGGGAACTGCTAGCTAACAAGCTAGTTGTGCTAATCCTACAGCGCTAATCATAAACAGTGTTCCGCTAAAGCGCTAAACCAAGCTAATGTGCTAACTCCAATTCAAATTATATCAGCTCTTGAAAGGCTAAACTTTCAAGtaccaatttaattttgacattataatttgTTCTGCAATTAGAGTCattctaagaaaataaaaaacatgaaaaataaaattgtgggATTAAAgacataatattacaagaataaagtcataataatggaagaaaaaagtcacaatatttggagaataaagtaatttattgtgaaataatattagaaaaatgttgtaatattacgagaacaaagtcataataattTGAGAGTAAAGTTGAAATAATCCGATAATAAAGTTATGAAATGAGTTATCAAAAAAGAAGCGAACGTGAAAAGAGGAAACAGTTTTCacacccttcaaaataagagcatgaacatAAACGTCTAATAACTTGAAAATTTCTTAACAGTCGAtaaacaaaacttcaacacagatgctaaactttattcagctgaaagtttacaaaacattaaagtaaaTTAGACCTGTAgcatttatctggaaaaaaaaatgtatttcggAGAAGCTAAATGTGCGAAGTTAGCATAAATGCTAAAGcagttaataaaaacagtagCTCTGCGATTAGCGCAGGCTgctggtaaaaacaacaaaaacatctaagACACTCAGGAGGTGATTTGAGCATCTGGTGGTTCCGTCTCTGACTGAGGCGTGTCCAGCTTGGCACAGAGCCGAAAACACGGCGGGAATTTCTCATGTTTGCTGATCTGGGAACAGCTTGGACTCTCTGGAAGACCTGCAGGAAGCAGCCAGGCTGACAAAGACATCTGGGTCGCTTTGATTAGCCTGCTGACGCCGTGGAGGGACTCAAGGGAAATATGATGCATGCGAACACAACCTGCAAGTTGAGTAAAATATGGAAGGAATcaaaaatcaaatggaaatgcTGTAAAGTCTCAGCACATATCCATGTTTTCCTAGAGGACGTGTGACTGGAACATAGCTgagggaaaacagaaataaaaccttaTTCTCTACTGAGagcatgaatatttaaaaaaagtgttttcccTGCTTAATTAAGTGTCCTGCTGGTGTGTGCATTGCAGAAATGAATATTTTCCAGTTTAGTTATCCTCTGCTCTGCAGTCCAAATCTGTTTGATCCGCTCAGATTTTTCACTTCTTGCTGTTTCCTGAATTTACTGAGCTGAgttcagaagaaaaatgttctttttaccCTGTTTAATGAACTaatcaagaaaattaaaactttttaaactgaataaatggaAGATCCGACAGTGACTGAGGGAAACTAACCAGCTTGTAACTGATGAAAAGGTGATTATTGACATAGGGCTCAGGTGAGTAAATCACAAAACAAGATTGTGAATCATCCATGACACTGTGACAGAATTTAGGATTAGAGCCATactaaaaaataatacaattatgagaataaaggtgtaatattacgagaatagAATCATATTACGAGAAGAAAGTCATAACatgaaaatgtatgtaaaatggggaaaaagtcgtaatattaggaatataaagtcataatattatgacattaAAGACATAACAAAAttagtaaaattatttattaaattaaattattttattctcataaagtCGTACTGTTAcgagaataaaattgtaataaagcaagaataaattaataaacagtAATATTACAAAAAGGAAGTCATACCAGAATAAAGACGTAAAAATATAAGactaaagtcataatattaagagaatgaagttgtaatattactttcatgttttcaaagtttattgAACGTCCCAAGTTACGAGTAAAATTACAGCAATAAACGTTCAATGGACTGGATAGAAGTagcattatgactttattctcattagtTTGGTCTTGTTATTTTCTGTAGGTGGCcttaactaaaacaaaattatcaaaataaaacaaaattattaacaCTTCCTTCAGTTCTTAGACAAACTGGTCTTTTAATCTTTTAGTtttcacactgtaaaaaacaagTTTCACCAGCAGATTACTTCACTTGTAACTGAGTATTCTgcccatgttacaagtgaaataatctacaagtgaaactagaactattgacttaaaacaagctcctatattgtGCTGCATATCTTTGTCTTATTCAAAGTGTAACAAGTGATTTGCAGTAGAAACCAGACtccaggagggactggtgcactttaCAGAATAACAACAGCGCCAATTTATTCCTTCACCTTCGCTCTGCTAACACTGACATGGCGTTCAGCTCTGGTACAGTTTGAGATATTAccacatgtttttaaatctgcacagtttcagttttgtttgaacGCAACAAATAAATTTCCTGCTGAGATTCATACTGACTTGTGTCCTCACCGCCTGAGGCGCGACTTTTCACCTGGTAACGATGTGAAACGAAGGTTAGCAGGAGGGCGGCTGCAGGCGGCGAGGCGTTCAGGTTGCATCCAGTGCTTTTATCTCAGTTCAGTTtaatatcatttttaatttcttctgtttagtcaattttttaaaaccatacaCTTTCACAAAATCTACTGAATAATTAATATTCAAGCTTTCTCTGTGCAGACAGTAGGAAGGTTCTCTCCTCcagtaattattttagtttcactCACAGCAGAAAGTAATTAAAGGTTTTTCCTACAATCTTTATCAGATTACATGAAGTCTGTGATAAATTCAACTCTTTGTCCTCCAGTTTAACTCAACTTTATATCAGATTGCTCAGAGCAAGTCCAAAGACAGCTGATCAGGACTGTCCAGACTTATTTAGGtccaaaccaaatatttagttaggttgttaactaaatatttaatttgaagctaaatatttagcttcaaactaactAAATAAGTCAACTGGTGAAAATACACTAAATAAagtaaactaaatatgtagcttcagactaaatatttagttaggcTGAAGTTTAATtagttagcttgctaactaaatttttagttttaaactgtaacatttataaTTGAATGAAGAACATGGTGAAAAATGAACCctattttgttcagtttaaattacccaaattattactgttaaatTTTGACTGCGTGACTTTTCCAGCATAAGTTTGtgttgtgaaattttttttgaatgGAGAGGAAAATGCAGAAGGAACAACTGAATTATCTTGGCTAACAGATGAGCGATTctttgatggatggatggatggatggatggatggatggatggatgtgggGCGGGTcacattgtttttctgctgcctgATGGAAGCTAAACACACGTCTGACCTCAGCGCTGCATCATAAAGTCTGAGCTGCCATTTTGAAGAGGATATACGACCAAACAGGCTGATTGGAGTCACTAATGCACTGATGGGTCGCGACCTTTTAACGCTGCATGGGGCGTCAGACTCGTTTTCATTTAGACCCACACTGAGATCATCagtgttcttaaagggccggttatTTCAGAATGTATccataaaacacattcattaaTTCACTGTAAACACAACTGGAGTTTATAATGAATTATTAGGGccttacaaagaaaaaacaatacaattaaGAGAATGAACacatatgagaataaagttataataatcagaataaaattataacaatgCAAGAATAAAgctacgactttattctcataattttatttttcaaaaatttcagagttcgagaagtcaaaaatttgcaagaaaaaacttttggaaaagattttgagattaatcccaGAAATTTGCTACAAAAAATGCAGAACTGTCTGAATATTATATGTTGaaaatttttgacatttgaaactcagaaatttcttcaTCTTTCAGTAAATTTGTGAGATTAACCAAaaaatttcagggttttttctcACATATTTTTGACTTCTTTAACTCAGGAGTTTCTTTATagaaaatttcttgtttttttttgcaaatttatgaTTGTTGAAGCTTAgaatttatcttgtttttcctAGTAAATTTCTGAGGTTAATCTAAAAAGGTGTCTGTAAGGATATTTTCACTCTAGAAGATCAGAATTTTCTTTGATTCTACTAGTAAAATTGGGGAATtaatgtaagactttagatttatttattttttcctctgaagagtttttgcggtttgagattaatctaaaaatgcatccgttttttttttttggtggaaatatACTCTTTGTTTCTCTCAGTCTTACTCTTCTTatactttctgtgttttttttctaaactgtaCATCTGATATTTATGCCTCATGATTTAAACCTGAATAACTTCTGGCGTTCCCTCATATTCCAGCTCGTACTCCAACATCTGAGCGGTAAATTATTCGGTTTGCAGCGGCTGCCTGGCGCTGGTCCAGCCGCCGCTGTGAAGAATTGCATCAGTGGGAGGACAGAGCCCCGGGCCGGGCTGCCTGGTTCCACCTGGCAGCAGAAGAGTCGTGGTTCTCCTCGTTGTGGTCTTTCAACCTGATGAGCTGCCAGCTTTGGAAAACATTTGCCCTCCTGCTGAGACACCAGAGCCTCCATGGCTGAAAACGTCTCCATTTAAAACTCactgttagaaaataaaagaccAGAAAtgattttcctgtttatttaaTGGGTTAATTGgttaaaacagtcagaaaatatcaaagaggaaagaattaaaatattaaaaaactttatatttattattttattaactggctgcacagtggcacagttggtagcactgttgccttgcagcaagaaggtcctgggttcgattcctggccagggtctttctgcatggagtttgcatgttctccctgtgcatgcgtgggttctctccgggtactccggcttcctcccacagtccaaaaacatgactgttaggtttattggtttctctaaattctccctaggtgtgagtgtgtgtgtgcatggttgtttgtcctgtatgtctctgtgttgccctgcgacagactggcaacctgtccagggtgtaccccgcctctcgcccggaacgtagctggagaggcaccagcaaccctcccgaccccattagggacaagggtgaacagaaatggatggattttattAACTGTTCTGACGATAAGGTAATGAAAGAGAAATTTTAGAAGtcgttttaaatgtttgtgagcTGAACTAGAAGGAAAACCTCCAACAGAAAATGCTTCTAATCAGATTTATATTCCGCTGATgcgctaatagcagagctaatatcctgtttaatgcttttgttttgaaagatttgatgtttttgcagtgtaaaataGTCTTGATCATATATTGTCCCAGTTCCTTCTGAGTAATAACATGCAATCTTAAAAAATATGGAAAGTTTCAATTAaataacactttaaaaatgaagtagAATCCAAAGTAAAGAGGGAGGCACAGTTATTTGTTAAACTTGGCGGTGCTTAGCAACtagtatatatttatatttatcgctgtctgtgcagctgcagactcttaaaatctgttttaaaagatCCAAACTCTGGGATCTGTGAACTAcctgatgtgtttgtgtgtgaaccGATGAACCAATCCGCCGTTTGCTCCCACCTACGTTTCTCTCCAGTGATGCAAACTTTGAGTCATGCGGCTCGGCTTGTTTCATCCTTCAGAAGATAATTATCTCCTGCTTCATTGTATTCACCCAGACcctctttgggtttttttgtcttttctcgctgtaactttccatttttttacAGCAGCTGAGCCCGTCTGTTCGCTGCGCatgaatttttaatgtttttgccctccagctgGCAGTGTCCACAGAACATTGTTTCAGCGCGAAAAACCAGAAACTTTCATTGTGGCAGCTCCTCTGGATGAAAGTTTGAGCTGCTGCTCGTGTGTAATCACTTTCAGAAAGTGTTGGTGATTTTATTCACAGAGCCGTATATTTGATCTCCTTGTGTTTTCTCCCTGGATTGAGTCAATATATGGATTACAGATCAGGCTGCAGACATCCAGATAATCTGCTGGGATGGAGTTTACGCCCTGCAGCCGACTCCGTCTGATTACTATTCAGCTTCACAATTCACCAAAAAACACAGGAATGATGCTACATCAGGAAAACAAGAGCTGAAACACCTTTGACTCCGTTACCTTCCTCTggtagattagattagattagattaatAGGTAGATGAATGATGGAGTTACTATAGGTAGATGGATGAATCAGATGAatcggatggatggatggatgacagacggatggatggatggacgatggatgaatggagggagggatggatggatagttggatggatggatggaaaacagATGATGGATGGAGCGATGGATGAAGGACATTAGGATTAAACTTTCGACGGATTCAGGCCTAAAAACTCTGAAATCCCAAACTTTGCCAAACATTTCAAGGAACCCTGGAATAAGGAAGCAGCAGCCAGCCGTGTGACAAGCCCTTTAATGTCGCTTTGATAGCACAGTGCAGAACAGGAACCGAAGCTGTGCACGGATGCACGCGCTCAGACGCTCATGTCCTTTTATGGGTGTGGAACAGGATCTTCTTGAAGGCCCTGCGGAAGTCCCGGTTGAAGATGGTGTAGATGATGGGGTTCAGGCAGCTGTTGCAGTATCCGATCCAGAAGAACAGGTCGAAGAGCGTTTCCGGGATGGTGCAGTTCTCTCGGCAGATCGCGTGCAGACTGTAGGTGAAGAAGAACGGGAACCAGCACAGCACAAAGACGCCCATCACCACCGCCAGGACAAAGGTGAACCGCTTCTCCCTCATCTGCGCCACCTTGTTCTTGGACAGCGACATCTGCCTGCTGCGGATGGGCAGCGGCGACGGCAGCAGGAAGTTCTGGGAGCACTGGTCGGACGAGGCCCAGGAGATGGAGGCGCAGGACGGTAGCGGCGGGGGCAGTTTGAGTCTGTTTGGCGTACCGTCTACATCGTCTGTTTTCACTCTTCCACCGACTCTCCGGGGGAACCTCAGGGATGATGAAAAGGACTCCTTTACTTCTGGGTCCGGGTTCCTCTCCTCCAAGTCGATATCGTCCAGCTCTTGTCTTCtgtggctgctgctgttgctgtcgATGTTGAAAGAGCTGCGTCGGTGTCCAGGTTGGGGACTCTCCAGTTCATACTGGGCCTTGCCCTTCCTTTGGCAGGTACCGCCACCGCCCACGAAGCAGGTCTCGGACTGCGACGGCTGCCTCTCCATCACGTTCTTTGCCACAAACACGGTGGAGGCCCTCTGCTTGGCCACACGGTAGATCTTACAGTAGACGAGGATCATGATGACACCGGGGGCGAAGAAGGACACCATGCAGGAGGAGAGGATGTACCACGTCTGGTTGTTGATGAGGCACTCCTGCCGGCTCACCTCGCTCCTGTCTTCCCCCTCTAAATCGCTGTCTTTCTGCGACATTAGGAGCGGCGGCGAGGAGATCACGATGGATATGAGCCACACGATGCTGATCATCACTTTGATCCGCTTGGGGGTCCGCTTGCGGTTGTAGCTGACGGCTTTGGTGACAGACCAGTAGCGGTCGAGGCTGATGGCGCAAAGGTGGACGATGGAAGAGGTGCAGAAGAGGACGTCCAGAGCCAGGTAAAAGGAGCACCAGGTGGAGCCAAAGTACCAGTACCCCATGACCTAAAAAAGGACAAGAAAGCAGTCAGAGTGGAACTTGTGTggatttttaatgaaatttagAGAAACGTTGCAGTGATCTGATTGCATAAGTGTTCACACACTTCAGTTTCAGGATCATCTTTGGTAGATCTTGACATCTTGACTTTGTAATATTCCTCTGCCTTGCTGGCCTAGTCATTGCCTTCCAATGCAATTTCGCTCGATGTTAATCTCTATTCAGTGATCtatctgggatttctcccactTATCGGGTCAGTCAGCGAACataaggagaagttgtgaacaatgatgcAAATTTTCTGCAATGCTCTGCTGGTGCCACAGTAAATGCACAGCCATTGTCAATGAAAGCATTTACACAGAAGCGATTCTGTTTTCACCGAACGCGTGTGGAGTCACACCGGTCCAACAGGAAACCGCAACAACATTCATATCCTCAAAGTATTCCAACAAGACACACTATATTTGTTCGAAGTACGACCgatattaatgaaaatatggGCGTATTTATGCTTTCAGCACATATTTGTTATGGATTTAATTCTGAAACCTATTAAATCAGGTTTCTGTTAGAGTCACAGCGGGAGCGCCAGTCATGGCAGATGAAGTGGGAGAGCAACAGAgggaaaatattaatatcttcaaaacgtCAGTTAAACCGGAACATTTGGTCGGTTAAAACTGTAATACAGGTGATGATCAGTTCCCAGAACCTGACATTaatgttttcagttaaattaGCATAACAGGCTAAATATCATGTGATTGATTTACACCAGCAAACCGCTCCTCTGATCCATCAGCTGCACAACCGACTCACTATGTGAAATCAATCTGGAGATAAACTAAAGATGATTCTATTAAtcatttcataaataatttagCTACAAAGTGACCCAGGCATTACTGCAGTGAAACCAATTATAGGTCCTCTTAATGTTTAAGATGCAAGCTGTAACTAAATGctattctaaaacattttcctgggtgttttgttgaaatatttcattcaaatatttttttttctataaaattggACTCAGTTTAGCTCTAAATGTTacacatgttgttgtttttggtttcagtATCTTTgcaatctgtgtttttttcttccatttccgCTCTCGCTCTTTAAACAATGAGTCGCCTCATTATAATTCCGTCAGTCCATCAACTGGAAAACACTTAATTATAAGATGATtaacaaagaagacaaaaaaaccccaagaaTAATCCAGACAACGAAGCCgactgttttatgaaaaaaccTCAACAATAAAGCTGTTAGCTGCTCCCTGCAGAGACGCTGAAACACAACCGAGGCGTGTGGGAATAAGGGTCAGGCTCCGATTGATCGCAATTATTACGGGCCGGTGAAAAGCAGCCGGCTGACACTGATGGGATGGAGTGGGGGATAAGCAACACCAGCTTCACATAGAGAGAAAAAGGCTCACAAACAGattcaaatataataaaaatatgaatattttcaacatgtttgagCCCAGTAGGTGAAAAAACTGACCAGAATTTACTCAGATTCCTAGGTTGGCCTAATGTATTTGGGCACATTTCCACTAATGCGCTAATAGCTTAGCGTTTTATCGCTtcagctaactttgaaaacgttcAGCGAACTTAGCGTCCCCCTAAAATAATGCCTCAAAATAAATTCCAAAACTCTAATTTACTTTGCTGATTTGTAAACTttcatctgtgttgaagtttcaTTTATCAACTGTGAAGAATTCTTCAATAGTTAAGATGTTTATATttctgctcttattttgaaagggtGCTGTGTTTACGTTCCGTTTCCTCTCCTCACATTCTCTTTATTCTcccagaaaatgttatttaaatctaGAAACATACAGGAATGGTTTAAggatttaaagttaatttgaatggttctatatatatatataactgaaaataataaaaaagtaattttaaattcttttgatGAAACTTGGTAGAAGTTAGCAACATGGTGTTTAGCATATTTAGCTTTCACTAAATGCTgcattagcagaactaacaTTTATAATTAATGCTTTAGGATTACCTCAACTAACCTTTTAGTTAGCTGTGCCCATCTCTGCCAACTAAATATTTCctttataatttatattaatgatttataatattattgatattaatGAATTATAAATAGACTTTTCTAGATcaaaacagttatttattttagctggTAGCACAGAAGCTTCCTTGTCCTGTGATAACAGTCATGATTAAGGTTGCAGAGAGTCTCaaaggggtcaaaggtcatcaggtTGCCAGTCCAATACGACCAGTGAGACGATCATGAGTTGGACCTAAGGGTAATTTGTGGTTGCGAATGAACTAACAAGTTTGCTTTTGAGCTTTGGGAGGAAGTCAAAGTTACTGGAGAAAAccaagttttagtgtttttat is a window of Xiphophorus maculatus strain JP 163 A chromosome 4, X_maculatus-5.0-male, whole genome shotgun sequence DNA encoding:
- the LOC102226842 gene encoding alpha-2Db adrenergic receptor-like translates to MDFADDSNSSVNQTSSSSLAKSPPLPPHSQAASVCIVLVVAVIILGTVVGNVLVVVAVFTSRALRAPQNLFLVSLASADILVATLVIPFSLANEVMGYWYFGSTWCSFYLALDVLFCTSSIVHLCAISLDRYWSVTKAVSYNRKRTPKRIKVMISIVWLISIVISSPPLLMSQKDSDLEGEDRSEVSRQECLINNQTWYILSSCMVSFFAPGVIMILVYCKIYRVAKQRASTVFVAKNVMERQPSQSETCFVGGGGTCQRKGKAQYELESPQPGHRRSSFNIDSNSSSHRRQELDDIDLEERNPDPEVKESFSSSLRFPRRVGGRVKTDDVDGTPNRLKLPPPLPSCASISWASSDQCSQNFLLPSPLPIRSRQMSLSKNKVAQMREKRFTFVLAVVMGVFVLCWFPFFFTYSLHAICRENCTIPETLFDLFFWIGYCNSCLNPIIYTIFNRDFRRAFKKILFHTHKRT